One Trichomycterus rosablanca isolate fTriRos1 chromosome 10, fTriRos1.hap1, whole genome shotgun sequence DNA window includes the following coding sequences:
- the lrrc59 gene encoding leucine-rich repeat-containing protein 59 codes for MSKAKAESLRDKVDGNELDLSLSNLTEVPVKELAAVSKATVLDLSCNNLITLTPEFCTLTYLIKVDLSKNQLLSLPEEIGNLSNLQHLDLYNNKLTMLPLSFCQLRNLKWLDLKDNPLELTLAKAAGDCLDEKQCKQCAGKVLQHMKSLQEDADKERERRLLKEKEQEKKREAKQREREAREREAQKKKKAEAKERKRKEYQAQLAAQAAQEQQKKKKEEKKKNARLNQDTKASRSAPQARRSACSRFCSLLLGLLLLLVVSAAAVVAACQATELRKEEFCAPVNLYADRALSWAWGLDVVQQVLQKISQLRA; via the exons ATGAGTAAAGCCAAAGCTGAGAGTTTGAGAGACAAGGTGGACGGGAACGAACTGGATCTTAGTCTGTCCAACCTCACAGAGGTCCCAGTTAAAGAGCTG GCTGCAGTTTCCAAAGCTACAGTGCTGGACCTTTCCTGTAACAACCTTATAACTCTTACT CCTGAATTCTGCACTCTGACTTACCTGATTAAAGTGGACCTGAGCAAGAATCAGCTTCTCAGCCTGCCGGAGGAAATCGGGAATCTGAGCAACCTGCAGCATCTGGATCTGTACAACAACAAGCTGACCATGCTGCCCCTCAGTTTCTGTCAGCTCAGG AATCTGAAGTGGCTGGACCTTAAAGACAATCCTTTGGAGCTGACGTTGGCGAAGGCGGCGGGAGACTGTCTGGATGAGAAGCAGTGCAAACAGTGTGCAGGAAAG GTTCTCCAGCACATGAAGTCTCTGCAGGAAGACGCGGATAAGGAACGAGAACGCCGGCTGCTAAAGGAGAAAG AACAGGAGAAGAAGAGAGAGGCTAAGCAGAGGGAGCGGGAGGCTCGGGAAAGGGAGGCgcagaagaagaaaaaagccGAGGCGAAGGAGAGGAAGAGGAAGGAATACCAAGCACAGCTGGCCGCACAGGCCGCGCAAGAAcagcagaagaagaagaaagaggAGAAGAAAAAGAACGCCAGACTAAATCAAG ATACGAAAGCGTCGAGGAGCGCTCCTCAGGCCCGGCGCTCGGCGTGCTCACGGTTCTGCTCCCTGCTCCTCGGACTGCTCCTCCTGCTCGTCGTCTCCGCTGCAGCCGTGGTAGCCGCGTGCCAGGCGACCGAGCTGAGGAAGGAGGAGTTCTGCGCCCCTGTTAACCTGTACGCAGATCGGGCACTGAGCTGGGCGTGGGGTCTGGACGTGGTGCAGCAGGTCCTTCAGAAGATCTCACAGCTCCGAGCGTAA
- the nat9 gene encoding N-acetyltransferase 9, which translates to MRINENTLLEGKQVVLVPYNHDHVPRYHQWMSSEELQKLTASEPLTLEQEYDMQRSWREDEDKCTFIILDKQRWADPSFSEEECMVGDVNLFLTDPSDLSLAELEIMIAEPGYRGKGLGKEAIRMMMCYGINKLKIKKFEVKISLENRISIAMFKKFHFTELSVSEVFGEVTLGLTVNQDSLEDLLHDTDMQEREFRQERDCRHGANPAASFPTGAQGT; encoded by the exons ATGAGGATCAATGAGAACACGTTACTGGAAGGGAAGCAGGTCGTACTGGTGCCCTACAACCATGATCATGTACCCAG GTATCATCAGTGGATGAGTTCGGAGGAGCTGCAGAAGCTCACAGCGTCCGAACCTTTAACTCTGGAGCAGGAGTATGACATGCAGAGAAGCTGGAGAGAAGATGAAGACA AGTGCACGTTTATCATCCTGGATAAGCAGCGATGGGCAGATCCCAGTTTTTCAGAGGAAGAGTGCATGGTGGGAGACGTCAACCTGTTCCTGACAGACCCCAGCGACCTGTCCCTGGCTGAACTGGAGATCATGATTGCAG AGCCAGGCTACCGGGGGAAAGGTCTCGGGAAGGAGGCGATACGCATGATGATGTGTTACG GAATCAACAAACTCAAAATCAAGAAGTTTGAAGTGAAGATCAGTCTGGAAAACCGGATCAGCATAGCCATGTTCAAAAAGTTCCACTTCACAGAG CTCTCGGTGAGTGAGGTGTTCGGGGAGGTCACTCTCGGCCTGACCGTAAACCAGGATTCGCTGGAAGATCTGCTGCACGACACCGACATGCAGGAGCGAGAATTCAGACAAGAGCGGGACTGCAGACACGGAGCGAATCCTGCCGCGAGCTTCCCCACAGGAGCCCAAGGAACCTGA
- the ndel1a gene encoding nuclear distribution protein nudE-like 1-A isoform X1, with translation MDANVIPKFSSKDEEIDFWKTLSLKYKKSYKEAQEELLEFQEGSRELEAELETQLGQAEHRLRDLQADNQRLHHELDTLKEKLEHQYAQSYKQISMLEDDLVQTRSIKEQLHKYVRELEQANDDLERAKRATITSLEDFEQRLNQAIERNAFLESELDEKESLLVSVQRLKDEARDLRQELAVRERQPEVTRMSAPSSPTPDSEKTDPAVQASISLPATPLSQSLDNAFSNQKVLVDGCNNSALTPAARMSALNIVGDLLRKIGALESKLAACRNFAKDQADRKNYVINANGNLINREIGQYSNSLHVSYFDRPGTVTRLNPDVVTDNNPSTPGMVPLSV, from the exons ATGGATGCAAATGTGATCCCCAAATTCTCTTCTAAAGATGAAGAAATTGACTTCTGGAAAACTCTTTCTCTCAAGTACAAGAAAAG CTATAAGGAGGCGCAGGAGGAGCTGTTGGAGTTTCAGGAGGGCAGTCGTGAGCTGGAGGCTGAGCTGGAGACTCAGCTGGGTCAGGCTGAACACCGGCTCAGAGATCTGCAGGCGGATAACCAGAGACTCCACCATGAACTCGACACTTTAAAG GAGAAATTGGAGCATCAGTATGCTCAGAGTTATAAACAGATCTCCATGCTGGAGGACGACCTGGTCCAGACCCGGAGCATTAAGGAGCAACTGCACAAATACGTCAGAGAGCTGGAGCAAGCCAACGACGACCTGGAGAGGGCAAAGAG AGCTACAATTACATCACTGGAGGACTTTGAGCAGAGACTGAACCAGGCCATCGAGAGGAACGCCTTTCTGGAGAGCGAGCTGGATGAAAAAGAGTCTCTCCTGGTGTCAGTACAGAGACTGAAGGATGAAGCGAGAG ACCTGCGGCAGGAACTGGCAGTGCGTGAGAGGCAGCCTGAAGTGACCAGGATGTCCGCTCCCAGCTCCCCGACTCCCGACAGTGAGAAAACCGATCCTGCAGTGCAGGCTTCCATCTCTCTGCCTGCAACGCCACTCAGCCAGAGCCTGGACAACGCCTTCAGCAACCAGAAAG TGCTAGTAGACGGCTGTAATAATTCAGCTCTCACTCCGGCTGCCAGAATGTCTGCTCTAAACATCGTAGGTGATTTACTACGCAAAATCGGG GCTTTGGAGTCTAAGCTAGCAGCCTGTAGAAATTTTGCAAAGGACCAGGCTGATCGAAAGAACTACGTCATCAACGCCAACGGGAATCTAATAAACCGGGAGATCGGACAATATTCGAACTCGCTGCACGTGTCGTACTTCGACAGGCC CGGAACAGTAACTCGGCTGAACCCGGACGTGGTGACTGACAACAACCCATCTACACCCGGCATGGTACCTCTGAGTGTGTGA
- the ndel1a gene encoding nuclear distribution protein nudE-like 1-A isoform X2, which yields MDANVIPKFSSKDEEIDFWKTLSLKYKKSYKEAQEELLEFQEGSRELEAELETQLGQAEHRLRDLQADNQRLHHELDTLKEKLEHQYAQSYKQISMLEDDLVQTRSIKEQLHKYVRELEQANDDLERAKRATITSLEDFEQRLNQAIERNAFLESELDEKESLLVSVQRLKDEARDLRQELAVRERQPEVTRMSAPSSPTPDSEKTDPAVQASISLPATPLSQSLDNAFSNQKVLVDGCNNSALTPAARMSALNIVGDLLRKIGALESKLAACRNFAKDQADRKNYVINANGNLINREIGQYSNSLHVSYFDRPRERVIFPAFLLAEQ from the exons ATGGATGCAAATGTGATCCCCAAATTCTCTTCTAAAGATGAAGAAATTGACTTCTGGAAAACTCTTTCTCTCAAGTACAAGAAAAG CTATAAGGAGGCGCAGGAGGAGCTGTTGGAGTTTCAGGAGGGCAGTCGTGAGCTGGAGGCTGAGCTGGAGACTCAGCTGGGTCAGGCTGAACACCGGCTCAGAGATCTGCAGGCGGATAACCAGAGACTCCACCATGAACTCGACACTTTAAAG GAGAAATTGGAGCATCAGTATGCTCAGAGTTATAAACAGATCTCCATGCTGGAGGACGACCTGGTCCAGACCCGGAGCATTAAGGAGCAACTGCACAAATACGTCAGAGAGCTGGAGCAAGCCAACGACGACCTGGAGAGGGCAAAGAG AGCTACAATTACATCACTGGAGGACTTTGAGCAGAGACTGAACCAGGCCATCGAGAGGAACGCCTTTCTGGAGAGCGAGCTGGATGAAAAAGAGTCTCTCCTGGTGTCAGTACAGAGACTGAAGGATGAAGCGAGAG ACCTGCGGCAGGAACTGGCAGTGCGTGAGAGGCAGCCTGAAGTGACCAGGATGTCCGCTCCCAGCTCCCCGACTCCCGACAGTGAGAAAACCGATCCTGCAGTGCAGGCTTCCATCTCTCTGCCTGCAACGCCACTCAGCCAGAGCCTGGACAACGCCTTCAGCAACCAGAAAG TGCTAGTAGACGGCTGTAATAATTCAGCTCTCACTCCGGCTGCCAGAATGTCTGCTCTAAACATCGTAGGTGATTTACTACGCAAAATCGGG GCTTTGGAGTCTAAGCTAGCAGCCTGTAGAAATTTTGCAAAGGACCAGGCTGATCGAAAGAACTACGTCATCAACGCCAACGGGAATCTAATAAACCGGGAGATCGGACAATATTCGAACTCGCTGCACGTGTCGTACTTCGACAGGCC AAGAGAGAGGGTGATTTTCCCTGCATTTCTCCTGG CGGAACAGTAA
- the ndel1a gene encoding nuclear distribution protein nudE-like 1-A isoform X3, translating into MDANVIPKFSSKDEEIDFWKTLSLKYKKSYKEAQEELLEFQEGSRELEAELETQLGQAEHRLRDLQADNQRLHHELDTLKEKLEHQYAQSYKQISMLEDDLVQTRSIKEQLHKYVRELEQANDDLERAKRATITSLEDFEQRLNQAIERNAFLESELDEKESLLVSVQRLKDEARDLRQELAVRERQPEVTRMSAPSSPTPDSEKTDPAVQASISLPATPLSQSLDNAFSNQKVLVDGCNNSALTPAARMSALNIVGDLLRKIGALESKLAACRNFAKDQADRKNYVINANGNLINREIGQYSNSLHVSYFDRPVLIALQPSLQLA; encoded by the exons ATGGATGCAAATGTGATCCCCAAATTCTCTTCTAAAGATGAAGAAATTGACTTCTGGAAAACTCTTTCTCTCAAGTACAAGAAAAG CTATAAGGAGGCGCAGGAGGAGCTGTTGGAGTTTCAGGAGGGCAGTCGTGAGCTGGAGGCTGAGCTGGAGACTCAGCTGGGTCAGGCTGAACACCGGCTCAGAGATCTGCAGGCGGATAACCAGAGACTCCACCATGAACTCGACACTTTAAAG GAGAAATTGGAGCATCAGTATGCTCAGAGTTATAAACAGATCTCCATGCTGGAGGACGACCTGGTCCAGACCCGGAGCATTAAGGAGCAACTGCACAAATACGTCAGAGAGCTGGAGCAAGCCAACGACGACCTGGAGAGGGCAAAGAG AGCTACAATTACATCACTGGAGGACTTTGAGCAGAGACTGAACCAGGCCATCGAGAGGAACGCCTTTCTGGAGAGCGAGCTGGATGAAAAAGAGTCTCTCCTGGTGTCAGTACAGAGACTGAAGGATGAAGCGAGAG ACCTGCGGCAGGAACTGGCAGTGCGTGAGAGGCAGCCTGAAGTGACCAGGATGTCCGCTCCCAGCTCCCCGACTCCCGACAGTGAGAAAACCGATCCTGCAGTGCAGGCTTCCATCTCTCTGCCTGCAACGCCACTCAGCCAGAGCCTGGACAACGCCTTCAGCAACCAGAAAG TGCTAGTAGACGGCTGTAATAATTCAGCTCTCACTCCGGCTGCCAGAATGTCTGCTCTAAACATCGTAGGTGATTTACTACGCAAAATCGGG GCTTTGGAGTCTAAGCTAGCAGCCTGTAGAAATTTTGCAAAGGACCAGGCTGATCGAAAGAACTACGTCATCAACGCCAACGGGAATCTAATAAACCGGGAGATCGGACAATATTCGAACTCGCTGCACGTGTCGTACTTCGACAGGCC AGTATTAATAGCATTACAGCCGTCTCTCCAGCTGGCATAG
- the ndel1a gene encoding nuclear distribution protein nudE-like 1-A isoform X4: MDANVIPKFSSKDEEIDFWKTLSLKYKKSYKEAQEELLEFQEGSRELEAELETQLGQAEHRLRDLQADNQRLHHELDTLKEKLEHQYAQSYKQISMLEDDLVQTRSIKEQLHKYVRELEQANDDLERAKRATITSLEDFEQRLNQAIERNAFLESELDEKESLLVSVQRLKDEARDLRQELAVRERQPEVTRMSAPSSPTPDSEKTDPAVQASISLPATPLSQSLDNAFSNQKVLVDGCNNSALTPAARMSALNIVGDLLRKIGALESKLAACRNFAKDQADRKNYVINANGNLINREIGQYSNSLHVSYFDRP, translated from the exons ATGGATGCAAATGTGATCCCCAAATTCTCTTCTAAAGATGAAGAAATTGACTTCTGGAAAACTCTTTCTCTCAAGTACAAGAAAAG CTATAAGGAGGCGCAGGAGGAGCTGTTGGAGTTTCAGGAGGGCAGTCGTGAGCTGGAGGCTGAGCTGGAGACTCAGCTGGGTCAGGCTGAACACCGGCTCAGAGATCTGCAGGCGGATAACCAGAGACTCCACCATGAACTCGACACTTTAAAG GAGAAATTGGAGCATCAGTATGCTCAGAGTTATAAACAGATCTCCATGCTGGAGGACGACCTGGTCCAGACCCGGAGCATTAAGGAGCAACTGCACAAATACGTCAGAGAGCTGGAGCAAGCCAACGACGACCTGGAGAGGGCAAAGAG AGCTACAATTACATCACTGGAGGACTTTGAGCAGAGACTGAACCAGGCCATCGAGAGGAACGCCTTTCTGGAGAGCGAGCTGGATGAAAAAGAGTCTCTCCTGGTGTCAGTACAGAGACTGAAGGATGAAGCGAGAG ACCTGCGGCAGGAACTGGCAGTGCGTGAGAGGCAGCCTGAAGTGACCAGGATGTCCGCTCCCAGCTCCCCGACTCCCGACAGTGAGAAAACCGATCCTGCAGTGCAGGCTTCCATCTCTCTGCCTGCAACGCCACTCAGCCAGAGCCTGGACAACGCCTTCAGCAACCAGAAAG TGCTAGTAGACGGCTGTAATAATTCAGCTCTCACTCCGGCTGCCAGAATGTCTGCTCTAAACATCGTAGGTGATTTACTACGCAAAATCGGG GCTTTGGAGTCTAAGCTAGCAGCCTGTAGAAATTTTGCAAAGGACCAGGCTGATCGAAAGAACTACGTCATCAACGCCAACGGGAATCTAATAAACCGGGAGATCGGACAATATTCGAACTCGCTGCACGTGTCGTACTTCGACAGGCCGTGA